The DNA region GTAAAGATAAAATGCTTTATATTCAGTTTTTTTCATTACAAATTCACTCGCGGATCAATGACTTTATAAAAGCAATCGGTGATGGCGTTAATAAAGACATACAAAAACGAAATCACTAAAATGGTTCCTTGCACCACCGGATAATCTCGCCGGTTGATAGCATCTAAAAGTAAGGTACCCAGACCTGGCCACGCAAAAACTTTTTCGGTAATAATAGCACCGGCAAAAAGTGCGCCCAGCTGCAAACCTACAATAGTCACAATGGGATTAAGCGCGTTTCGCAAAATATGCTTGTACAAAATACGACGCTCCGAAACCCCTTTTGCACGCGCAGTAGTCACATAGTCTTTTTTCATTTCAGACAGCATTGTTGAACGTATCATTCGGGAAAGCATTGCTGCAAGCGCAGTTCCCAAGGTAATGGAAGGAAGCACAAAAGAAGCAAATCCTTCGCGGCCGGAAATGGGAAACCAGGAAAGCCAAAGTGAAAAAACAATAATCAACAATGGGCCTAACCAAAAATTGGGAATTGAAATACCAAGCAAAGAAAAAAACATGGCGGCACTATCTGCACACTTCCCTTTTTTTACCGCAGCTAATATTCCCAGCGGAAGTGAAATAAAAAGCGCTACTAACAGGGCAGAAAAACTTAAGCTTATGGTTGCCATAAAACGACTGCCAATATGAGCCAGCACCGTTTTGTGATCGTAGAGCGAGCGGCCCCAATCTCCGGTGACAAGCCCGCCTAGAAAATCGAAATACTGTTCATGCAAAGGCTTGTGTAAACCAAGCTGCACAATAAGGCTCTGCCTATCCGCACTTATAGCTTGCTCGCCCAAGATAAGATCTACAGGATCTCCGGGAATAGCGTGAAGAAGAAAAAAAACCAACGTTGAAACAGCAAGCAACACGGGAAGAAGTAAAAGCATGCGTTTGAGAAAATACCGAAAAACCATTTTAGTGTTTACCTGCCTGCTTTGTAAGTTCTGCCAGCATTTTAAAGCTAGCATCGGGGCTTAAGTGCACGCCTTCAATTGTATTCCAAAAAGCCACTACATTATCTTCATACCATAACGGAATCAGCGGAAGTTCAGTGAATAATATGCTTTGTGCTTCAAGATAATATTTTCTGCGCGCCTCAGGTGTTTGCGCTTTTCTTGCTGCGAGCAAAATGGGATCAAGCGCTTTGTTTTTGTATCTTCCTCGGTTCAAGCCTTCGGGAGGAAGATTTTTTGAGTAGAAAATGTCGTACAGTAAATCTGGCTCGGTTACGCCAACCCATTGCAAACTGTAGAGTTCAAAATTTCCTTTTTTGATGTCATCAAAAAATGTTCCCCATTCATACGACTGAACCGCAACCTCAACACCAATCTGGCCTAGCTGTCTGGCGATCATTTGCGCAATTTCAATACGCTCTTTTGAGCTTGAAGTTTTATACTGCAAGCTAAATCTGGGTTTTGGTCCATTTCCATCTGGATCTGGATAGCCTGCTTCATCTAACAAACGCATTGCTTCTTTTTGATCATACTGTATTTGAGGCAAATCTTTGTTATAGGCCCAGTTGGAAGGTGAAAGAATGGAATTTGCCTTTCGCGCATAGCCTTTTCGATAATGAACAATCAGCTCATCCCGATTAAGCGCAAGTGCAATGGCTTTTCTCACCTTTGTCTGCTTAAGAATGGGATTTTCTAGATTCATCCCTAAGTAAGAAACGGTAATGCCGAAATCTGAAAGCACATTTATGTTTTCCTTCTGTTTTACTTTTTCCAACAATACTGGAGGAACTCCATTTAAGGCAAGGTCAACATCGCCTTTCAAAAGCTTCAGCACCAGCAAGTTATCGTCTTTTAAAATATCAAAACGAATACCCGCATTTTTGGGAATGCCCTGAAAAGCTTGGGGAAAAGCTTTTAGCTCTACAAAGGCATCATCTTGCCATTGCACAAACTGGTATTGGCCAGTTCCAATGGGATGACGAGTAAAATCATCTTTGAGTTTCAGCACCTCTTCTTTGGGAACAATGCCTAAGGAAAGTGCCGTTAGGAAAGGCGCGTAGGGTTCTTGAAGTGAAATGGAAAATTCATACTTTCCTTCTTGCTGAATGGTTTTCACCTTTTCAAAAGCAGATTTAAACGGCGAAGCCACTTCATCCTTCAAAATGGAATTGTAGGTATAGAGCACATCATCGGCCGTAAGCTCTTTGCCATTATGGAAACGCACCTCTTTACGAAGGACAAAGTGGTATGTGTTTGAAGTTTTTTGCTGATAGCTCTCTAGCAAATCTGGCACCAGTTCAAGTTTTTCATTGAGGCGAAACAAGCCATTGAAGATTAATTTTGAAAGTTTAAATCCAGTTCCATCCGTTGCAAGGCGTGGATCGAGGTTGAGGGGAGGAGCTTTAATGGCAACGTGAAGCAAATGATCGGTGCGATTTCCTTTTTGGCAAGCTAAAGATGAAAAAATAATGAGCACTAGAAAACATTTCACAAAAACTGATTTCGCCTTAAACATTTTTCGCTCACTTTATGCTTAAAATTGACAGGCTTTCCTTGCCTGGGTATGCTACGGTTATAACGCACCTTCAAAGAAAGCAAGCTTATGTCTCGATCCTCATTTTTTTTCGTATTTCTTTTTCTTACCTTCACGTTCCCAACATTTTTTTCGTCTCTCGCCTCCGCAGAAAATATCCAACAAGCTCTTGAGCGAGAAATCAAAAACCCTGCTTTTTCTCCCCAGCAAACAGCCTTGGTGGTTGCAAAAGCCGAGACCGGAGAAAAAATTGCCGCCATTCATGCCGATGAACTTCTTTCGCCAGCATCAACCGCAAAAATTGTTACTACCGTTGCAACGCTTTCACTTTTGGGCCCTCAGTATACTCTTCCCACTTATTTTTACGCCGACCAGGCTCCTCGCCAGGGAAAAATCAAAAACCTTTACATCAAAGGAACCGGCGACCCTTTCATTGTCAACGAACAACTCTGGCGAATGGTTCACAACCTCGCAATAGCTGGGGTTGAAAGCATTGAAGGTGACATCATCATCGACAATAGTTTTTTTGACGCCTACGACTACCCTAGTTCTGGTCAAAACTCTATGCGTGCTTACGGAGCTCAAACAGCAGCTTTTTCTACCAACTTCAACTCCATTGCGCTGCATCTGTTTCCTACACAAAATAACGCACCAGCAAGAGTGATCATGGATCCTCCCATTCAAACCATTAAGCTTATCAACCGTGTAAAAACGGGGAAAAAATATACCATTCATTTTGATTCTATGGTTGCAAATGGCATCGAAACAATCACCATTTCAGGATCACTTCCTGCTTCGATGAAAAGAAAAACAATTTATCGAAGCGTTGCAAACCCACTTGCAGCAGCAGGTGGAACGCTGCTCTACTTTTTGGACCAACACGGAATAGAACATCGCGAACACATTCAAATTCGAAATGAGAAAGTTCCCGCATCTGCTAGTTTGATCTTGAAGGAAGAATCCAAATCGCTTTCCCTTTTGCTTCGTGACATGAATAAATTTTCAAATAATTTTGTTGCCGAACAACTCACCAAACATCTCGGTGCTGTAAAATATGGTTTTCCCGGCAGCACTGAAAAAGGCATCCGAGCAATGCACAGTTTTTTCACTGCGAAAAATATTCCTCTCGATGGCATGCAAGTGGAAAACGGTTCTGGGCTTTCCAACAAAACTCGCTTAACCGCCCGGCAACTTGTTTCTATGCTTGAAATAGCGTACCAGGATTTTTCTCTTCGCTCCGATTTAATGCAAAGCCTGTCGGTATTTGGCGTCGATGGCACTTTAAAACATTGGGGTGGAAATGAAGCGCATCCTCTCTATGGGCAGCTCAAGGCAAAAACAGGTACTCTTTCTGGCACAAGCGCACTAGCTGGTTTTGTTCCACTCAAAAATGGTGAGGTGGCCGTTTTTGCTCTAATTGCAAATGGATTTCGAAAAAGTATTTCACACGTGCATGATGCACAGCTCAGCATTGCTGAAAAAATAATGAATTCAAGTTTTTCTCTCTCAACGGCATCAGAAGAAATAAAATAAAATGAAACGAGAACAACTTATCATCAATATTTTACTGGGCCTTTGCATATGCTTTGGACTCTTAGCCCTCACCAGCTATTTATCCGAACGCATGAGCCATGCAAAAATGGCAGCTCCACGTTCACAAAAAGAAAAAACTGACGAAAAAACTTCGCTTGCGGATGTTATCGAACTTAATACTCCTGATACTGAAAAAAAAGAGCACCATTTTTTTTCTGAAGATGGTTTCATCGCTCGGTTTGTTCCTGAAAAAAATCCGCTTCAAGAACAAACCCCACATAAAGCTAGTGACTTAGAATCTTCAGTCTCTGACTTCACACCACAGGAATCACCCGAAGCTTTTCAGCGCTTTGTTCAAACGTATACCTTTCCTCTATCTTGGTTAAACACCTACACCCCTTCTGCAAAAGGAAGCCACAAAAGCCCCGACTGGACTGCAGTTCCGGATGGCTTAAAAACTGAAGTTACATTTTGGAAAGATATTTATGCACGATACACCAACCAAGAAGTGGTAATCCACGATTCAAAATATCTTGATATCATTTATACAACCCTCAATCTTGGCCCACTTTACAGCAAGACTGGCATTTCTGAACTTCAACGAGAAAATGAAATTGAAGACACAATAGAAGATGCGAAAAATAAGATTCGAGACTCACTTAAAAAATTGAGTTCCGTCACAAATGCAAGAGATCTTACTCCTGAAGAATGGACGCTTTGGAAATTATATAAAGATATTAATGAGGAAAATAAATTTGAAGCCGCCAGGACAAGAGTACGAGCACAAGCAGGGCTCAAAAATATTTTTAAGGAAGGCCTCGCGGCTTCAAGTGCTTATCTCGGAGAAATGGAAAATCTTTTTGAACAAGCAGGACTTCCTCCCGAACTCTCTCGACTTGTTTTTGTAGAATCTCTTTTCAACCTCAACGCACATTCATCTGCTGGTGCAAAAGGCGTTTGGCAGTTCATGGATGGAAGTGCAAAATTTTATAACCTTAAAAACAATCACCTCACTGATCAACGTCTTGATCCAATCTTGGCAACAAAAGCTGCCATCAAACTATTGAAAGACAACTTTGAAATGCTTGGCACCTGGCCAACTGCGATCAATGCTTACAATGCGGGCAGAGGGAGATTGCGTGAGGCAACACAAACCCTTGGCACACACGATATCACCAGAATCATAAAAGAATTTAAACACACAAAATTTGGCTTTGCTTCACGAAATTTCTTTCCTTCTTTTTTAGCTGCCTATGCAATTTGTGAAAATTATAGAGATTACTTTGGAAACGTGGAATTTTCTCCAGTGCTTTCGTTTGACCTCGTTGAAACTGACTACAACATTAAAGTTCCTGATGCGTCCTTGCTCAGCGCAATTACCTTGGCAGAGGTGAAAACTTTAAATCCGGCTTTGAAGCCTAAAGTTTTTTCAGGTGAATATTATTTACCTATGGGTTTTCCGCTTCGTCTTCCAAAGGGAAAAGGTGAACAATTTCTCAAGACGATTCCAAAAGTTCCATCAAGCCACCGAAAAGATATTGTCCACAAAGCAAAAGCTGGAGAAAGTTTAAAGGGAATTGCAAAGACCTACGGCATCAGCGAAGAAAGTTTGAAGCACGCCAATAAGAGCTTGGGCAAAATACAAGAAAACCAAGAAATTGTAATCCCTCGCAAGTTTCTCTAAATTGTGCCTTGCAGCGCTTTTCTTTCCTTGCTAGGCATAGGCCCATGAAAATTCTCGTCGCCCTTCTTCTTTGCCTGTGCGTTTCTTGCGCCTCTCTCACTCCAAGCAACAAAAGAGCTGAACATATCATCCACAGCTACTTCAAAGACTACGCCAAAAAATATCCCACTACTCCTTTTGGTGAAAAAGGTGTTGAAAAAGTTGAAATCATCTCGCAGAAACAACTGCGCAAAAATTACAGTGCTGCAGACGCTTATGTCTATTTGAAAACCGGCGATATCATCCAAGTTGATGCAACGTTACAAAAAAAAGCCATTATGTGGAAACTGCTTTCATGGGAAAATCCTTACAACGAAGAACAGTAATATCTTTCTCCTAAGCAGCTCTAATACACTGCTCTGAGTCCATGCTTTATTCTGGAAGTCGTCACTTCAATTTTTCTTCCATCTGTTTCAAGTTCAATCAAACCATCTTTGTCCGTTCCAAAAACAGTTGAAAACTTTCTCTGCAAACGCTGCATCACAAGTGGATTTGGCAAATGATAACGGTTTCCTTTTCCAACTGAAAGAAGTGCAATTTTTCCTTTAAAGGCATCTAAAAAGTTCTGAGACGAAGAGGTTTTACTTCCATGGTGAGCCACTTTGAACACATCGAAGGTTTTTCCTTCCAGCTTTGGAATGAGTTTTTTTTCAGTTCTTTTTTCGATGTCACCCGTGAAAAGCATTGCAACGTCTTTATACCGAAGCTCAGTTACAACTGAAGCATTGTTCTGGGTAGAAAATCTGTGCTCGTCGGATGGCGCCAAAGGACATAGGCTTATTTTTTTCTCTTCATAGCAGGCTGAATTTTCATTAACGGCCAGCATTGGAACATGATGCAGCTGAAGTTCGGCTTTAAGCCTTTTCCATTGTTCACTTTGAGGATTTGGTTCAAATCCATTCCACCAAAAAGTTTTAATGGAAAACAGCGGAAGTAAAGAATGAAAGCCAAACGCATGATCGTAGTCAGCATGAGTAAGCAGCGCAAGATCGAGAGAGCTTATTCCCTTTCTCCACAAGAGAGGCGCAATCACTTTTTGCCCTATTTCAAAAGAAGATCCCGTTAAGCCTCCAGCATCGATGAGCACAGACTTTCCGCCGGGAAGCTCAATCAGCATTGAATCACCTTGGCCAACATCAATTACGCTTACTTTTAGAGTTCTCTGAAAGGAATGAAAGAAAAAAGGAGCATAAAAAATGAAGCAAAAAAGAAAAGTAAAAAACAGAAAATGATTTTTTTTTCTTTTCCAAACGGGGAAGAAAAAAAGAAGAAGAACAAAATAGAGAGCAACAACACTCAAAGCACTTGGAGCACAGTGAAACACCAGACTTTTTGTATGCTCATAAAAAGAACTTGCTCCATGCAACACTCTTTCCAGAGAAAAGCTTGCAAACTTCAAAAAGAAAACTGAAAGACGTGCAAAAGGAAAGAAAATGAAAGCCGCCATTAAAAGTGGCAAAAGAAAGAAAGCAAAAAATGGAACCACAAAGAGATTACTTACTATTCCTAAAATACTCACGAAGTGAAAAGCGTAAGCCACAAGCGGAAGGGAAACGAGACTTGCCACACAAGTTAAAACAATAAATTGAACGAGCTTCCAGGTGTAGTATTTTTTCTGCACATCGGGAAAGAGAGATGAAATCAAGAGAAGCGCCCGAGGCATAAAAAGGATGATGCCGCCAACACTTAAAAACGAAAGCTGAAAAGAAAGATCAAACACTGAAAGTGGCCAGATGAAAACTATAATTAATGCCGAACATGAAAGTGTGGTCAGTAAATCTTGTTTCCTCAGTAAAAATTTACCAAGCACAAAACAACTGAGCATAATACCAGCTCTCACTGATGAAATGGGCATTCCCACAAAAACAATAAAAACCCATACACATAACAAAGCCAAGGGACTTACCAGTTTCCAGCGCGGAATATGAAGAAAAAAATCTCGAAACGGAAACAACAGAAGTGAAATCAACAAGGCCAACAAGAGAAAAATAAATCCAATGTGCAAACCTGAAATAGCAAGCACATGTGCAATACCCAATTCTGAAAAAATCTGCTTCGTGTCATCTTGAAGATCATTTTTTTCGCCCAAAAGAAGTGCCTTCATTATCGGAGCGCTTTGAGCTGAAGCCGTTTTCTCTATTCTTTTTTGCAAGGCGAGATAAGTTTTTTGAAAAATACTTTTTTCGCTTACTTCTATTTTTTTCAAAGTTTCATTTTTTGAAAAGGCAAGTGTCCCAATGTCTTTTGTAGAAAGATAAAGTGGATAATTGAACGAAGCCGGATTCTGAAAAGCGTTTGGCTTCTTAAAGCTAGCCTCGCCCTGCAAAACATCGCCGGGCTCATATTTCCCCGCTTCCGCAAAAATGAAAAGTTGGGTTTTGAAAGTTTGTTCAAATTCCGCACACGCCAACACTTCAGCAATATAGGAATCACCCTTCTCTCTTTTACGCGCCGCTTCCATCACAGAAAAGGTACAAACAGATTTCACACTGTCTTTACCTGCAAAGACATCTTCCAAGTGATGAATCTGCACATAACGTTGTTGCGTGCTAAAAAAACCAAGCGAAACGAGTGAAAAAACAAAAAGAGAAAGTGTGAAGCGTCTTCTGTGGCGACGAAGAAAAAAGGAAAGAGAAAAAAGAAGAAACAAAAGGAAAATGAAAAAAGGAAAAAAAGGTAAAAATGAAGGAAGAGAAAGAGAACTAAACTGCGCGAGGAGCACGAGACAAGTGCAACACACGAGCGGGCGAATGCTTAAGGGCTTTATCAATACTTTCAAGCTGCTGTGCAATGGCATCCTTCACTCCAGGCTTCACGTTAGCGCCAGAGTTTGGCTTTAGCAAGGAGGATAAGCGAGCTTTTGCACCTCTTAAAAATTTTTCCGCATTTAGTGTAGGATTTTCCGAATAGCGCCGAACAAGTTGC from Deltaproteobacteria bacterium CG11_big_fil_rev_8_21_14_0_20_42_23 includes:
- a CDS encoding DNA internalization-related competence protein ComEC/Rec2; translation: MPLHSSLKVLIKPLSIRPLVCCTCLVLLAQFSSLSLPSFLPFFPFFIFLLFLLFSLSFFLRRHRRRFTLSLFVFSLVSLGFFSTQQRYVQIHHLEDVFAGKDSVKSVCTFSVMEAARKREKGDSYIAEVLACAEFEQTFKTQLFIFAEAGKYEPGDVLQGEASFKKPNAFQNPASFNYPLYLSTKDIGTLAFSKNETLKKIEVSEKSIFQKTYLALQKRIEKTASAQSAPIMKALLLGEKNDLQDDTKQIFSELGIAHVLAISGLHIGFIFLLLALLISLLLFPFRDFFLHIPRWKLVSPLALLCVWVFIVFVGMPISSVRAGIMLSCFVLGKFLLRKQDLLTTLSCSALIIVFIWPLSVFDLSFQLSFLSVGGIILFMPRALLLISSLFPDVQKKYYTWKLVQFIVLTCVASLVSLPLVAYAFHFVSILGIVSNLFVVPFFAFFLLPLLMAAFIFFPFARLSVFFLKFASFSLERVLHGASSFYEHTKSLVFHCAPSALSVVALYFVLLLFFFPVWKRKKNHFLFFTFLFCFIFYAPFFFHSFQRTLKVSVIDVGQGDSMLIELPGGKSVLIDAGGLTGSSFEIGQKVIAPLLWRKGISSLDLALLTHADYDHAFGFHSLLPLFSIKTFWWNGFEPNPQSEQWKRLKAELQLHHVPMLAVNENSACYEEKKISLCPLAPSDEHRFSTQNNASVVTELRYKDVAMLFTGDIEKRTEKKLIPKLEGKTFDVFKVAHHGSKTSSSQNFLDAFKGKIALLSVGKGNRYHLPNPLVMQRLQRKFSTVFGTDKDGLIELETDGRKIEVTTSRIKHGLRAVY
- a CDS encoding glutathione ABC transporter permease GsiC (with GsiABD is involved in the transport of glutathione into the cell), translating into MVFRYFLKRMLLLLPVLLAVSTLVFFLLHAIPGDPVDLILGEQAISADRQSLIVQLGLHKPLHEQYFDFLGGLVTGDWGRSLYDHKTVLAHIGSRFMATISLSFSALLVALFISLPLGILAAVKKGKCADSAAMFFSLLGISIPNFWLGPLLIIVFSLWLSWFPISGREGFASFVLPSITLGTALAAMLSRMIRSTMLSEMKKDYVTTARAKGVSERRILYKHILRNALNPIVTIVGLQLGALFAGAIITEKVFAWPGLGTLLLDAINRRDYPVVQGTILVISFLYVFINAITDCFYKVIDPRVNL
- the dacB gene encoding D-alanyl-D-alanine carboxypeptidase/D-alanyl-D-alanine-endopeptidase, with the protein product MSRSSFFFVFLFLTFTFPTFFSSLASAENIQQALEREIKNPAFSPQQTALVVAKAETGEKIAAIHADELLSPASTAKIVTTVATLSLLGPQYTLPTYFYADQAPRQGKIKNLYIKGTGDPFIVNEQLWRMVHNLAIAGVESIEGDIIIDNSFFDAYDYPSSGQNSMRAYGAQTAAFSTNFNSIALHLFPTQNNAPARVIMDPPIQTIKLINRVKTGKKYTIHFDSMVANGIETITISGSLPASMKRKTIYRSVANPLAAAGGTLLYFLDQHGIEHREHIQIRNEKVPASASLILKEESKSLSLLLRDMNKFSNNFVAEQLTKHLGAVKYGFPGSTEKGIRAMHSFFTAKNIPLDGMQVENGSGLSNKTRLTARQLVSMLEIAYQDFSLRSDLMQSLSVFGVDGTLKHWGGNEAHPLYGQLKAKTGTLSGTSALAGFVPLKNGEVAVFALIANGFRKSISHVHDAQLSIAEKIMNSSFSLSTASEEIK